One bacterium genomic window carries:
- a CDS encoding sigma-54 dependent transcriptional regulator, giving the protein MARILIAEDDRNALSGLVQILAQEGHEVTGVESGRKAMRSLEREQFDILLTDLKMTEIDGMQLFESSRALHPEMKTIVMTAFSSVKDAVEAMKRGVYEYLTKPLNLDELFVILKKAEEEQRLRQENEELRDRLHQQYRYEGIIGKSPAMQQVFRTIAKVAQSQATILIRGESGTGKELVARAIHYNSPRAAAPLVEISCSAFPETLLESELFGYERGAFTGATARKLGRVELANGGTIFLDEIGDISASVQTKLLRLLQEKEISHLGSTESIHVDVRVITATNRDLEQAILNNQFREDLYYRLNVIPVFLPPLRERLEDVPLLIDHFIKQYSAANHKAVTGMSEEALQMCLNYHWPGNVRELENAIENSIVLGEGDTILPEHLPFTVSMRARPYAAANSFIASGQTYREKMEAAEKLVLEDAIRRAGGNKSEAAKRLGISLRTMRYKIHKYKL; this is encoded by the coding sequence ATGGCGCGCATTCTCATTGCAGAAGACGATCGCAACGCGCTCTCGGGTTTGGTGCAAATTCTCGCGCAGGAGGGCCACGAAGTCACCGGCGTGGAAAGCGGCCGCAAGGCCATGCGCAGCCTGGAGCGCGAGCAGTTCGACATCTTGCTGACCGATTTGAAAATGACGGAAATCGACGGCATGCAGTTGTTCGAGAGCAGCCGCGCGCTTCATCCCGAAATGAAGACGATCGTGATGACGGCGTTCAGCTCGGTGAAGGACGCGGTGGAGGCGATGAAACGCGGCGTGTACGAGTATTTGACCAAGCCGCTCAATCTCGATGAGCTGTTCGTCATTCTCAAGAAGGCCGAGGAGGAGCAGCGGCTGCGCCAGGAGAACGAGGAACTGCGTGACCGTCTGCATCAGCAGTACCGCTACGAAGGCATCATCGGCAAAAGCCCGGCGATGCAGCAGGTCTTTCGCACCATCGCCAAAGTTGCCCAGAGCCAGGCCACCATTTTGATTCGCGGCGAGAGCGGCACCGGCAAGGAGTTGGTGGCGCGCGCCATTCACTACAACAGCCCGCGCGCCGCCGCGCCGCTGGTGGAGATCAGTTGCAGTGCCTTTCCGGAAACGCTGCTGGAAAGCGAGCTGTTCGGGTATGAGCGCGGCGCCTTCACCGGCGCCACCGCGCGCAAGCTGGGGCGGGTGGAATTGGCGAACGGCGGCACCATCTTTCTCGATGAGATCGGCGACATCTCCGCCAGCGTGCAAACCAAGCTGTTGCGCCTGCTGCAGGAAAAGGAGATCAGCCACCTCGGCAGCACCGAGTCGATTCACGTCGATGTGCGCGTCATCACCGCCACCAACCGCGATCTCGAACAGGCGATCCTGAACAATCAGTTTCGTGAGGATTTGTATTACCGGCTGAATGTCATTCCGGTCTTCCTGCCGCCGCTGCGCGAGCGCCTGGAAGACGTGCCGCTGCTGATCGATCATTTCATCAAGCAATACAGCGCCGCCAATCACAAGGCGGTCACCGGCATGTCGGAGGAGGCGCTGCAGATGTGTCTGAACTATCACTGGCCCGGCAACGTGCGCGAGCTGGAGAATGCCATCGAGAACAGCATCGTGTTGGGCGAGGGCGACACGATTTTGCCGGAGCATCTGCCTTTCACCGTCAGCATGCGCGCCCGGCCGTATGCCGCCGCCAATTCCTTCATTGCCAGCGGGCAAACCTACCGCGAGAAGATGGAGGCCGCGGAGAAGCTGGTGCTGGAGGATGCGATTCGCCGTGCCGGCGGCAACAAATCCGAAGCCGCCAAGCGCTTGGGCATCAGCCTGCGCACCATGCGATACAAGATTCACAAGTACAAGCTGTAG
- a CDS encoding alanine--glyoxylate aminotransferase family protein, with protein sequence MRSRLFTPGPTQIPEAVRLAASTMFPYHRGPAFKKLFQEVQASLRYFFQTKQEVIVLTASGTGGMEACVCNLFSAGETVLVLAGGKFGERWAELGRAYGLQVILLEVPWGQPVDYTALENLIKTTRHLSGVFCTHSETSTGSLTDLQRVAEIVRRHSQALLVVDGVTSVGVLPFHFDEWQIDACVSGSQKGAMAPPGLAFVALSERAWQTHSRSTLPRFYFDFTAARQAAQEHGTSWTPAVTTIMSLAESLRRIQANSLEYYWNHYARLAASFRAGVQALGLAIFPKVPSNALTAVTVPSGVEGKALVSRLREEYGVTVAGGQGQLKGRIFRVTHMGDYDHLDQIGLMAALEMALAGAGWRFEWGAGLAAMQHAYHDSSSRQG encoded by the coding sequence ATGCGCTCCCGACTTTTCACTCCCGGTCCCACACAAATTCCCGAGGCTGTGCGCCTCGCCGCCAGCACCATGTTTCCCTACCATCGCGGCCCGGCGTTTAAAAAGCTCTTTCAAGAAGTGCAGGCCAGCCTGCGATATTTCTTTCAAACCAAACAGGAAGTGATCGTGCTCACCGCCTCCGGCACCGGCGGCATGGAAGCTTGCGTGTGCAACCTGTTCAGCGCCGGCGAAACCGTGCTGGTGTTGGCCGGCGGCAAGTTTGGTGAACGCTGGGCGGAACTGGGCCGGGCCTATGGCTTGCAGGTGATCTTGCTGGAAGTGCCGTGGGGCCAGCCCGTCGATTACACTGCCCTGGAAAACCTCATCAAGACGACACGCCACTTGAGCGGCGTCTTTTGCACGCACAGTGAAACTTCGACCGGCAGCCTCACCGACCTCCAGCGCGTTGCGGAAATCGTGCGCCGGCACTCGCAAGCCTTGCTCGTGGTCGATGGCGTCACCTCGGTCGGCGTGCTGCCCTTCCATTTTGATGAATGGCAGATCGACGCCTGTGTCTCCGGCTCGCAAAAGGGCGCGATGGCACCGCCCGGCCTGGCTTTTGTCGCGCTCAGCGAGCGGGCCTGGCAAACGCACAGCCGCAGCACGCTGCCGCGTTTCTATTTTGATTTCACCGCGGCGCGTCAAGCCGCGCAGGAGCACGGGACTTCGTGGACACCGGCCGTCACCACGATCATGAGCCTGGCCGAATCGTTGCGCCGCATTCAGGCGAATTCGCTCGAGTATTATTGGAATCACTATGCGCGTTTGGCCGCGTCGTTCCGCGCCGGCGTGCAGGCCCTGGGTCTCGCAATCTTCCCCAAAGTTCCGTCGAACGCTTTGACCGCCGTGACTGTCCCCTCTGGCGTGGAGGGCAAGGCGCTGGTGAGCCGGTTGCGGGAGGAGTATGGCGTCACGGTGGCCGGCGGGCAGGGGCAGCTCAAAGGCAGGATCTTTCGCGTCACGCACATGGGTGATTACGACCATCTCGACCAGATCGGCCTGATGGCGGCTCTGGAGATGGCCCTGGCCGGGGCGGGCTGGCGGTTCGAGTGGGGTGCAGGCCTGGCGGCGATGCAGCACGCCTATCATGACAGCAGCAGCAGACAAGGTTGA
- the yihA gene encoding ribosome biogenesis GTP-binding protein YihA/YsxC produces MKIAAAEFIISAAQPAQFPREGLPEIAFCGRSNVGKSSLLNSLVGRKHLAHTSSTPGKTRQLNFYRLIPTGTKPKPFCFVDLPGYGYAKVSQTERESWRRLIEGYFKQARTLRAAVAIIDSRHGALASDRELLAWLVALQVPVIVAATKADKLSNNQRAVQQREMVAALAPLAVQQVVMYSSLTNLGRNELWQAIEQIL; encoded by the coding sequence ATGAAAATAGCTGCCGCGGAGTTCATCATCAGCGCTGCTCAGCCGGCGCAATTTCCCCGTGAGGGTTTGCCGGAGATTGCCTTCTGCGGCCGGTCGAATGTGGGAAAATCGAGCCTGCTCAATTCGCTGGTGGGCCGCAAGCATCTCGCGCACACCAGCAGCACGCCCGGCAAAACGCGCCAGCTCAATTTCTATCGCCTGATACCCACGGGAACAAAGCCGAAGCCTTTTTGTTTCGTCGATTTGCCCGGCTACGGTTACGCCAAAGTCTCGCAAACCGAACGCGAAAGCTGGCGCCGCTTGATTGAAGGCTATTTCAAGCAGGCGCGCACGCTGCGCGCGGCCGTGGCCATCATCGACAGCCGGCACGGCGCGCTCGCCAGCGACCGGGAGTTGCTCGCGTGGCTGGTGGCACTGCAAGTGCCGGTGATCGTCGCCGCAACCAAAGCCGACAAACTTTCGAACAATCAGCGCGCCGTTCAGCAGCGGGAGATGGTGGCCGCCCTCGCGCCGTTGGCGGTGCAGCAGGTGGTGATGTACTCCTCGTTGACGAATCTCGGCCGTAACGAATTGTGGCAGGCAATCGAGCAGATACTGTAA
- the lon gene encoding endopeptidase La produces MQKDQRDNIPVEAFHRLPVLPLKEVVFFPHMLFPLLIGRESSLRAVQEAMLLHKLLLVTAQKDMSLEEPGKEDLYRTGVVGRILQLLRLPNGLVKVLVEGVTKARITRFLQTEDHLEARVEPVEEAGEDTVALRAAMRRVSSLFRDYVRLHRAIPEEVLLGMEDIEGAQHLADFVAAHLQRESRIKQQILEMPTAYDALMHLAELLEHEKDILDAERDLEDKVRGRMQRSQRNYWLQEQMRAIQEELGDEAEADNDIAALREKVKKSGLPKEAEEKANEELDRLRNTAPLSPEATVIRNYIDWLVALPWSTRTEDLLDIPHARKILDEDHHGLENPKKRILEHLAVLKLVHKMKGPILCLVGPPGVGKTSLAKSIARAMGRNFVRMSLGGVRDEAEIRGHRRTYIGSMPGRIIQSMKRAKSINPVFLLDEIDKLTYDFHGDPASALLEVLDPEQNKAFNDHYLEVDYDLSQVLFITTANVRSQIPEPLLDRMELIDLPGYLEHDKLEIAKGFLLPKLLREHGLTAEQLRFSDAAILKIIREYTREAGVRNLERELASVCRKTAYAITTKGELKRREITPRALEADLGVPKYPQRPLTEQRALGTATGLAWTRYGGDVLDIEVSLMPGKGNLSLTGKLGDIMKESARAALSFIRTNAAQLEIEGDFWKELDIHIHIPEGSIPKDGPSAGITLVAALVSALTGRPVRRDIALTGEITLRGGVLAIGGLNEKMLAAQRLGIKRVIIPQENAKDLKELPAPLRKGIDVTTVKHVAEVLKIVLCEKEPSDPAGAKETSKAAPARLKKRRKAVPAQTVVIN; encoded by the coding sequence ATGCAAAAAGATCAGCGTGACAATATCCCGGTTGAAGCCTTTCATCGCCTGCCTGTCCTGCCGCTGAAAGAAGTCGTCTTTTTCCCGCACATGCTGTTTCCCCTGTTGATCGGCCGCGAGTCCTCGCTGCGCGCCGTGCAGGAGGCCATGCTGCTGCACAAACTCCTGCTGGTGACCGCGCAGAAGGACATGTCGCTGGAAGAGCCCGGCAAGGAGGACTTGTACCGCACCGGCGTGGTGGGCCGCATCTTGCAGTTGCTGCGGCTGCCGAATGGCCTGGTGAAAGTCCTGGTCGAGGGCGTGACCAAGGCGCGCATCACCCGTTTTCTGCAGACGGAGGATCATCTCGAGGCGCGCGTGGAGCCGGTCGAGGAGGCCGGCGAAGACACCGTCGCGCTGCGCGCGGCCATGCGGCGCGTCAGCAGCCTGTTCCGCGACTATGTCCGCCTGCACCGCGCCATTCCTGAAGAGGTGCTGCTGGGCATGGAAGACATCGAAGGCGCGCAGCATCTCGCGGATTTTGTCGCCGCCCATCTGCAGCGTGAATCCCGCATCAAGCAGCAGATTCTGGAAATGCCCACTGCCTATGATGCCCTCATGCATTTGGCGGAATTGCTCGAGCATGAAAAGGACATCCTCGACGCCGAGCGCGACCTGGAAGACAAAGTGCGCGGCCGCATGCAGCGCAGCCAGCGCAACTACTGGCTGCAGGAACAAATGCGCGCCATTCAGGAAGAGTTGGGCGATGAAGCCGAGGCCGACAACGACATTGCCGCGCTGCGCGAGAAGGTGAAGAAATCCGGCCTGCCCAAGGAGGCCGAGGAAAAAGCCAACGAAGAGCTTGACCGCCTGCGCAACACCGCGCCGCTCTCGCCGGAAGCCACGGTCATCCGCAACTACATCGACTGGCTGGTCGCGCTGCCGTGGAGCACACGCACCGAGGATCTGCTCGACATTCCCCATGCCCGCAAGATTCTCGATGAAGACCATCACGGCCTGGAGAATCCCAAAAAGCGGATTCTCGAGCATCTCGCGGTGCTGAAGCTGGTGCACAAGATGAAAGGCCCGATTCTCTGCCTGGTGGGGCCGCCGGGCGTGGGCAAAACCTCCCTGGCCAAATCCATCGCGCGGGCGATGGGACGGAACTTTGTGCGCATGTCGCTCGGCGGCGTGCGTGACGAAGCGGAAATCCGCGGCCATCGCCGCACCTACATCGGCTCGATGCCGGGCCGCATCATTCAAAGCATGAAGCGCGCCAAGTCGATCAACCCGGTTTTTCTGCTCGATGAAATCGACAAGTTGACCTACGATTTTCACGGCGATCCGGCCTCCGCGCTGCTGGAAGTGCTCGACCCCGAGCAGAACAAGGCCTTCAACGATCATTATCTCGAGGTGGATTACGATCTCAGCCAGGTGCTGTTCATCACCACCGCCAACGTGCGCAGCCAGATTCCCGAGCCGCTGCTCGACCGCATGGAATTGATCGACCTGCCGGGCTATCTGGAACATGACAAGCTGGAAATCGCGAAAGGTTTCCTGCTGCCCAAATTGCTGCGCGAACACGGCCTCACCGCCGAGCAGCTCCGCTTTTCGGATGCCGCCATTCTCAAGATCATCCGCGAATACACCCGCGAGGCCGGCGTGCGCAACCTCGAGCGCGAGCTGGCTTCGGTTTGCCGCAAGACCGCCTATGCCATAACCACCAAAGGCGAGCTGAAACGCCGCGAAATCACGCCGCGCGCTCTCGAAGCGGATCTCGGCGTTCCCAAGTATCCGCAGCGGCCGCTCACCGAGCAGCGCGCCCTCGGCACCGCCACCGGTTTGGCGTGGACGCGCTACGGCGGCGACGTGCTCGACATCGAAGTGAGCCTGATGCCCGGCAAGGGCAATCTTTCCCTGACCGGCAAGCTCGGCGATATCATGAAAGAAAGCGCGCGCGCGGCGCTGTCCTTCATCCGCACCAACGCCGCCCAGCTCGAAATCGAGGGCGATTTTTGGAAGGAACTCGATATTCACATTCACATTCCCGAAGGCTCGATTCCCAAAGACGGGCCTTCGGCCGGCATCACGCTGGTGGCGGCGCTGGTTTCGGCGCTCACCGGCCGGCCGGTGCGCCGGGACATTGCGCTCACCGGTGAAATCACGCTGCGCGGCGGCGTGCTCGCAATCGGAGGACTGAATGAGAAGATGCTCGCGGCCCAGCGCCTCGGCATCAAGCGCGTGATCATTCCGCAGGAAAACGCCAAGGACTTGAAAGAGTTGCCCGCGCCGCTGCGCAAGGGCATCGACGTCACCACCGTCAAGCATGTGGCGGAGGTGCTGAAGATCGTCTTGTGTGAAAAGGAGCCCAGCGACCCGGCCGGCGCCAAAGAAACCAGCAAGGCCGCGCCTGCGAGGCTCAAGAAGCGCCGCAAAGCGGTGCCCGCGCAAACCGTCGTGATTAATTGA
- the clpX gene encoding ATP-dependent Clp protease ATP-binding subunit ClpX — protein sequence MADFGKRDRLFICSFCGKNSNQVDCIVTGPDVYICNECVRNASEIIRDDMQRRAVPFYGRIPTPEEIKRELDDYVIGQDRAKMSLAVAVYNHYKRIETPANLEDVELEKSNILLVGPTGTGKTLLAQTLARFLQVPFTIADATTLTEAGYVGEDVENILVRLLQAADYDLERAEKGIVYVDEIDKISRKDGNPSITRDVSGEGVQQALLKLLEGTVAAVPPKGGRKHPEQNLININTRNILFICGGAFENLDKIIARRIGKKEIGFGSDPKSQAEKSIGELFMKVEPEDLLKFGLIPELIGRLPVIAALTELNEAALMEILVKPKNALTKQYRRLLHMDGVTLEFEEEALRAIVQRAVKRGTGARGLRSVMEETMLDVMYKIPGMPEVKTCTITKECIVEGKPPLYTYEKMKKSA from the coding sequence ATGGCGGACTTCGGCAAACGCGACCGGCTGTTCATCTGCTCCTTCTGCGGGAAAAACTCAAACCAGGTGGATTGCATCGTCACCGGTCCTGACGTTTACATCTGCAACGAATGCGTGCGCAACGCCAGCGAGATCATTCGCGATGACATGCAGCGCCGCGCCGTGCCGTTCTACGGCCGCATTCCCACGCCCGAGGAGATCAAGCGCGAGCTGGATGACTACGTCATTGGGCAGGATCGCGCCAAAATGTCGCTCGCGGTGGCGGTCTACAATCACTACAAGCGCATCGAAACGCCGGCCAACCTGGAAGACGTCGAGCTCGAGAAGAGCAACATCTTGCTGGTCGGGCCGACCGGCACCGGCAAGACCCTGCTGGCGCAGACGCTCGCGCGCTTTTTGCAGGTGCCCTTCACCATCGCGGATGCCACCACCCTCACCGAAGCCGGTTACGTCGGTGAAGACGTGGAGAACATTCTGGTGCGACTGCTGCAAGCCGCTGACTACGATCTCGAACGCGCCGAAAAGGGCATCGTCTACGTCGACGAAATCGACAAGATCTCGCGCAAGGACGGCAATCCCAGCATCACCCGCGACGTGTCGGGCGAGGGCGTGCAGCAGGCCCTGCTCAAGCTGTTGGAAGGCACGGTGGCGGCCGTGCCGCCCAAGGGCGGCCGCAAGCACCCGGAACAAAACCTCATCAACATCAACACCCGCAACATACTCTTCATCTGCGGCGGCGCTTTTGAGAACCTGGACAAGATCATCGCGCGCCGCATCGGCAAGAAGGAAATCGGCTTCGGTTCCGATCCCAAGAGCCAGGCGGAAAAGTCCATCGGCGAGCTGTTCATGAAAGTCGAGCCCGAGGACTTGCTGAAGTTCGGTTTGATTCCCGAGTTGATCGGCCGCTTGCCGGTGATCGCCGCGCTCACCGAGCTCAATGAAGCCGCGCTGATGGAGATTTTGGTCAAGCCGAAGAACGCCCTGACCAAGCAGTATCGCCGGCTGTTGCACATGGACGGTGTGACGCTGGAGTTTGAAGAGGAGGCGTTGCGCGCCATCGTGCAGCGCGCCGTCAAGCGCGGCACCGGTGCGCGCGGCCTGCGGTCGGTCATGGAAGAAACCATGCTGGACGTGATGTACAAAATCCCCGGCATGCCGGAAGTGAAGACCTGCACCATTACCAAGGAGTGTATTGTCGAAGGCAAGCCTCCGCTCTACACCTATGAGAAAATGAAGAAGAGCGCGTGA